A region from the Neurospora crassa OR74A linkage group V, whole genome shotgun sequence genome encodes:
- a CDS encoding alpha/beta hydrolase: MAVEKESTLEVEGASLYTKSWEPEGPIKATLIFIHGFSDHINRYYGFFPSLAARGIAVYGFDQRGWGRSVKKPADRGLTGPTSRVIADMVAFIEPHLSDAPGAPPVFIMGHSMGGGQVLTLACDEQYQERIVSRVRGWLLESPFIGFAPELKPGFIKVYGGRFASKIFPHRQLVNKIPPEDLSRDPEVQKSIAADELLHNTGTLEGLSGMLDRTDGLTRGTIRPVGGENTKIKAIWLGHGSSDKATDYNASKRYYDRVIASTVKDRMFKRYEGWFHQLHADGPCSEEFYKDVGDWILERSEDADSGKFEAKI; encoded by the exons ATGGCAGTCGAAAAGGAAAGCACTCTCGAGGTCGAGGGTGCATCGTTGTATACTAAATCATGGGAG CCCGAAGGGCCAATCAAAGCGAcgctcatcttcatccacgGATTCAGCGACCATATCAACCGATACTACGGCTTCTTCCCGTCACTCGCAGCGCGCGGAATCGCCGTTTACGGGTTCGACCAACGCGGCTGGGGACGCAGCGTCAAGAAGCCAGCCGACAGGGGCCTGACCGGGCCAACGTCCAGGGTCATCGCCGACATGGTGGCCTTTATCGAGCCGCACCTGTCCGATGCCCCCGGGGCGCCGCCCGTCTTCATCATGGGCCACTCCATGGGTGGCGGCCAGGTTCTCACGCTTGCCTGCGACGAGCAGTACCAGGAGCGCATCGTCAGCCGAGTGCGGGGCTGGCTGCTGGAGAGCCCCTTCATCGGGTTTGCACCCGAGCTGAAACCCGGTTTCATCAAGGTGTACGGCGGCCGATTTGCGAGCAAGATTTTTCCACATCGGCAGCTGGTCAACAAGATCCCGCCTGAAGACCTGTCACGCGACCCGGAGGTTCAGAAGAGCATCGCGGCGGATGAGCTGCTCCATAACACCGGGACCTTGGAAGGTTTGTCGGGAATGCTGGACCGCACGGATGGCTTGACGCGGGGAACGATCAGGCCGGTTGGAGGAGAGAATACTAAGATCAAGGCGATCTGGCTTGGCCATGGTTCGAGTGATAAGGCGACAGATTATAATGCCAGCAAGCGGTATTATGATCGTGTTATTGCGAGCACGGTGAAGGATAGAATGTTCAAGCGGTATGAGGGGTGGTTTCATCAGTTGCATGCTGATGGTCCATGTAGTGAGGAGTTCTACAAGGATGTCGGCGATTGGATCTTGGAGAGGAGCGAGGATGCAGATTCGGGGAAGTTTGAGGCCAAGATTTGA
- the gnn gene encoding glycogenin, variant, with product MAITKGEDVYASLLLNDAYLPGALVLAHSLRDSGTHKKLAILITPENISNEVVEQLQTVYDYVIPVETIQNDRPANLFLMNRPDLHSAFTKINLWKQTQFRKIVYIDADVVAYRAPDELFDLPHAFSAAPDIGWPDLFNTGVMVLSPNMGDYYAMLAMAERGISFDGADQGLLNMHFRNTYNRLSFTYNVTPSAHYQYIPAYKHFQSSINLLHFIGSEKPWVQGRTQTTGSSTYDEMIGRWWAVYDRHYRGNSNKTTDVVQKFVKGEQQQQQQQQQRNVSFQLPSSQSHKTQSHQTQSQNTHSTYTSHGASWDASRHSPPAGSKPEAANFPQTHYTMSSNTQQFVPPARYPSPPKDMWYKVPEAAPTQKPAPIFPWEKQAPEPTRVFPEPPPEQGKLSAASTATPSAVASATASPTLEPKSEAVTPTTPASANPWTSFTTRGNAWDDVPEINRYVDALQKHRRSGSKGSAAATSRPTSPGRAQSRSRKSSRVTDFPTEDDRPSLPVTPAPIQGPRSSRGENERQFPAAAGVPAQSEWNPAVQLEKLAIHQQETLQKLGERPAFGGLAIGTAVPVGA from the exons ATGGCGATCACCAAAGGAGAGGATGTTTATGCTAGT CTTCTCTTGAATGACGCATACCTTCCCGGTGCTCTGGTTCTTGCGCACTCGCTGCGTGATTCCGGCACCCACAAGAAGCTCGCTATCTTGATCACCCCCGAAAATATCTCCAACGAGGTTGTGGAACAGCTCCAA ACCGTTTATGACTATGTCATTCCCGTCGAAACCATTCAAAATGACCGACCGGCTAACCTGTTCCTCATGAACCGCCCTGATCTGCACTCGGCCTTCACCAAGATCAACCTCTGGAAGCAGACCCAGTTCCGCAAGATCGTCTATATCGATGCCGACGTTGTAGCTTACAGAGCTCCCGATGAACTCTTCGACCTTCCCCACGCCTTCTCCGCCGCTCCCGATATCGGTTGGCCCGACCTGTTCAACACTGGTGTCATGGTCTTGTCTCCCAACATGGGTGATTACTACGCCATGTTGGCTATGGCTGAGAGGGGAATTTCTTTTGACGGTGCCGATCAGGGTCTCTTGAACATGCATTTCAGGAACACCTATAACCGCCTCAGCTTCACCTACAATGTCACGCCCTCCGCCCACTACCAGTACATCCCGGCCTACAAACACTTTCAATCGAGCATCAATTTGCTTCACTTCATTGGCTCAGAGAAACCGTGGGTTCAGGGTCGCACCCAGACCACCGGGAGCAGCACCTACGACGAGATGATCGGTAGATGGTGGGCTGTTTATGATCGCCACTACCGCGGCAAC TCGAACAAGACTACCGACGTTGTCCAGAAGTTCGTAAAGggtgaacaacaacaacagcaacaacagcaacagcgcaACGTCTCTTTCCAACTCCCTTCCAGCCAGAGCCATAAGACGCAGAGCCACCAGACGCAGAGCCAGAATACCCATAGCACCTACACCAGTCACGGAGCATCCTGGGATGCTTCAAGACACTCTCCTCCGGCTGGCTCCAAGCCAGAAGCTGCCAACTTCCCACAGACGCACTATACGATGTCCTCCAACACTCAACAGTTCGTCCCACCTGCCCGGTATCCCAGTCCGCCCAAGGATATGTGGTACAAGGTGCCCGAGGCGGCGCCCACTCAAAAGCCCGCTCCGATCTTCCCCTGGGAGAAACAAGCACCCGAACCCACTAGGGTTTTCCCGGAACCACCTCCTGAGCAGGGAAAGCTCTCGGCTGCGTCAACTGCGACGCCGTCCGCTGTGGCGTCAGCTACAGCATCGCCCACCCTTGAGCCGAAGAGCGAGGCTGTCACCCCGACAACTCCCGCAAGTGCTAACCCCTGGACCTCTTTCACAACTAGAGGAAATGCGTGGGATGATGTACCCGAAATCAACCGCTATGTCGACGCTTTGCAGAAGCACCGCCGCTCCGGAAGCAAGGGCTCGGCAGCGGCCACGTCGAGACCGACCAGTCCTGGTCGCGCTCAGAGCAGATCTAGGAAGAGCTCTAGGGTGACTGACTTCCCGACCGAGGATGACCGTCCAAGTCTTCCTGTCACCCCCGCGCCCATCCAAGGACCGAGATCCTCGAGAGGTGAGAATGAGCGGCAGTTCCCTGCTGCCGCCGGCGTACCAGCGCAATCCGAATGG AATCCCGCAGTCCAGCTTGAGAAGCTGGCGATACACCAGCAAGAAACGTTGCAGAAGCTCGGTGAGCGTCCTGCTTTTGGTGGATTGGCAATTGGGACAGCGG TACCCGTCGGTGCTTAG
- a CDS encoding Ser/Thr protein phosphatase yields MGLLWCAVMAMAVALAFAHPQQPSTYHPDDVTYPGSVTVFTVPAAFPTSVFSSYYVKPGPTNQPQPVLYDPVLNITFPFNLTDPKHVPDSNDDPVIFPQPIANISDATGEAIASAAVSEISRIFKSNNVGGSTTCSKCIAALAVGQMVARLAPTHFPSGMVSLCHSLKFSTYSSCELTYGPNGSGASWAQILAKADVAGLDGKYICSYLHKNVCEYPTVTSAKAVFPKPKPKKPAEPRRSGKKVKVLHLSDLHLDPRYSVGSEANCTSYMCCRYSEPPANGTVPEISVSAPLFGYYKCDSPFYLALAALQSIGPLTGTSAKNPPAFSLYTGDLIAHDDENQASRAYVEATEVAIWETFKAYIGGPIYTALGNHDTTPADYEAPHAIDNNSTLGSQFSWNYAHVSSLWAHYNWLPSSVAQQASTHYAAYAVSPPHHPNLKIITLNSDLYYQHNPFALLNASNPDYSGMFSCLITELQAAEDAGQRVWIVAHIPTGWDGGSALPNSADYFYQIVERYSPHVIANIFFGHSHEDQATIYYRNNGTAQTREEALVTGWVGPSLTPLQNLNSGYRMYEVDTGSWEVMEAFTFYSDVGSYTNLSSSVDGEGNGGQGEGPVFKLEYSTRATYGPAVNWPSDAPLNATFWHGVTEAMERNRTLAELFTQYQGKSSAKSKKCETEECTKAKICYMRSGSTALGKQCKQGYGSVQ; encoded by the exons ATGGGTCTCCTCTGGTGCGCTGTGATGGCCATGGCCGTTGCGCTGGCCTTTGCGCATCCCCAACAACCTTCCACATACCATCCAGACGATGTCACCTATCCCGGCTCTGTAACTGTTTTCACTGTTCCTGCCGCTTTCCCAACTTCAGTGTTCTCAAGCTACTATG TCAAGCCAGGTCCAACAAACCAGCCGCAACCCGTCTTATACGATCCTGTTCTGAATATCACATTCCCATTCAATCTTACGGACCCAAAGCACGTCCCGGATTCTAATGATGACCCGGTGATCTTCCCTCAACCCATCGCTAATATCTCAGATGCCACTGGGGAAGCTATCGCGTCAGCAGCTGTCTCTGAAATTTCGCGAATCTTCAAGAGCAACAATGTCGGAGGATCGACTACATGCTCCAAGTGCATTGCCGCTCTGGCGGTGGGCCAGATGGTAGCAAGATTGGCTCCCACTCACTTTCCAAGCGGCATGGTGTCGCTATGTCACTCGCTCAAGTTCAGCACATACAGCAGTTGCGAACTTACATATGGTCCCAACGGTTCCGGCGCTTCGTGGGCACAGATACTCGCAAAGGCCGATGTAGCGGGACTTGATGGAAAATACATCTGCTCGTATCTTCACAAGAATGTCTGCGAGTATCCCACTGTGACTTCCGCCAAGGCCGTAttccccaagcccaagcctaAGAAGCCTGCTGAGCCTCGTCGGAGTGGgaagaaggtcaaggtgTTACACCTATCAGATCTACATCTTG ACCCTCGATACAGCGTCGGATCTGAAGCGAACTGCACATCTTACATGTGCTGTAGATACTCTGAACCACCAGCAAACGGTACGGTCCCCGAGATCTCCGTGTCGGCTCCTCTCTTTGGCTACTACAAATGCGACTCCCCTTTCTACCTCGCCCTGGCCGCTCTGCAATCCATTGGTCCGTTGACGGGTACTTCCGCGAAGAACCCACCCGCCTTCTCACTCTACACAGGAGACCTGATCGCCCACGACGATGAAAACCAGGCGTCGCGCGCCTACGTCGAGGCCACCGAAGTTGCCATCTGGGAGACTTTCAAGGCCTATATCGGCGGACCTATCTATACTGCTCTGGGG AACCACGACACAACCCCAGCCGACTACGAAGCCCCTCACGCCATCGACAACAATTCCACACTAGGCTCTCAATTCTCCTGGAACTACGCCCACGTCTCCTCCCTCTGGGCGCACTACAACTGGCTCCCCTCTTCTGTCGCCCAACAAGCCTCTACCCACTACGCCGCCTACGCCGTTTCCCCTCCCCACCACCCAAACCTGAAAATCATCACCCTCAACAGCGACCTCTACTACCAGCACAACCCGTTCGCCCTTTTGAATGCCTCCAACCCCGACTACAGCGGCATGTTTTCTTGCCTGATCACCGAACTCCAAGCCGCCGAAGACGCCGGCCAGCGCGTTTGGATCGTGGCGCACATTCCTACCGGCTGGGACGGCGGGAGCGCTCTCCCAAATAGTGCGGATTACTTTTACCAGATTGTGGAAAGGTACTCGCCGCATGTGATTGCGAATATCTTCTTTGGGCACTCGCATGAGGACCAGGCCACGATATACTACCGTAACAACGGCACGGCGCAAACTAGAGAAGAAGCGCTGGTGACGGGTTGGGTCGGCCCCAGTTTGACACCGCTGCAGAACTTGAATAGCGGGTATAGGATGTATGAGGTGGACACGGGCAGTTGGGAGGTTATGGAGGCCTTCACGTTCTACAGTGATGTTGGGAGTTATACCAATCTTTCATCATCTGTTGACGGAGAAGGAAACggaggacaaggagaaggaccgGTCTTCAAACTAGAGTACTCGACTCGTGCTACCTATGGGCCGGCGGTCAACTGGCCGAGCGACGCACCGCTTAATGCCACGTTCTGGCATGGGGTGACGGAGGCGATGGAGCGGAACAGGACGCTTGCTGAGCTGTTTACGCAGTATCAGGGGAAGAGTAGCGCCAAGAGTAAGAAATGTGAGACGGAAGAATGCACGAAAGCGAAAATCTGCTATATGCGCAGTGGGAGCACGGCGCTGGGCAAGCAGTGCAAGCAAGGATATGGGAGTGTGCAGTAA
- the gnn gene encoding glycogenin: MAITKGEDVYASLLLNDAYLPGALVLAHSLRDSGTHKKLAILITPENISNEVVEQLQTVYDYVIPVETIQNDRPANLFLMNRPDLHSAFTKINLWKQTQFRKIVYIDADVVAYRAPDELFDLPHAFSAAPDIGWPDLFNTGVMVLSPNMGDYYAMLAMAERGISFDGADQGLLNMHFRNTYNRLSFTYNVTPSAHYQYIPAYKHFQSSINLLHFIGSEKPWVQGRTQTTGSSTYDEMIGRWWAVYDRHYRGNSNKTTDVVQKFVKGEQQQQQQQQQRNVSFQLPSSQSHKTQSHQTQSQNTHSTYTSHGASWDASRHSPPAGSKPEAANFPQTHYTMSSNTQQFVPPARYPSPPKDMWYKVPEAAPTQKPAPIFPWEKQAPEPTRVFPEPPPEQGKLSAASTATPSAVASATASPTLEPKSEAVTPTTPASANPWTSFTTRGNAWDDVPEINRYVDALQKHRRSGSKGSAAATSRPTSPGRAQSRSRKSSRVTDFPTEDDRPSLPVTPAPIQGPRSSRGENERQFPAAAGVPAQSEWNPAVQLEKLAIHQQETLQKLGERPAFGGLAIGTAGKEIPARALPFGSEDARSPTYVTQYPSVLSPKPLRANTTGTNSVRRILTIDEEGGDVPLTTTEKKTPSPLPTQPSVTTAPPSYQGPGVAFEKGEDFPTHETPALPTEEERDVLET, translated from the exons ATGGCGATCACCAAAGGAGAGGATGTTTATGCTAGT CTTCTCTTGAATGACGCATACCTTCCCGGTGCTCTGGTTCTTGCGCACTCGCTGCGTGATTCCGGCACCCACAAGAAGCTCGCTATCTTGATCACCCCCGAAAATATCTCCAACGAGGTTGTGGAACAGCTCCAA ACCGTTTATGACTATGTCATTCCCGTCGAAACCATTCAAAATGACCGACCGGCTAACCTGTTCCTCATGAACCGCCCTGATCTGCACTCGGCCTTCACCAAGATCAACCTCTGGAAGCAGACCCAGTTCCGCAAGATCGTCTATATCGATGCCGACGTTGTAGCTTACAGAGCTCCCGATGAACTCTTCGACCTTCCCCACGCCTTCTCCGCCGCTCCCGATATCGGTTGGCCCGACCTGTTCAACACTGGTGTCATGGTCTTGTCTCCCAACATGGGTGATTACTACGCCATGTTGGCTATGGCTGAGAGGGGAATTTCTTTTGACGGTGCCGATCAGGGTCTCTTGAACATGCATTTCAGGAACACCTATAACCGCCTCAGCTTCACCTACAATGTCACGCCCTCCGCCCACTACCAGTACATCCCGGCCTACAAACACTTTCAATCGAGCATCAATTTGCTTCACTTCATTGGCTCAGAGAAACCGTGGGTTCAGGGTCGCACCCAGACCACCGGGAGCAGCACCTACGACGAGATGATCGGTAGATGGTGGGCTGTTTATGATCGCCACTACCGCGGCAAC TCGAACAAGACTACCGACGTTGTCCAGAAGTTCGTAAAGggtgaacaacaacaacagcaacaacagcaacagcgcaACGTCTCTTTCCAACTCCCTTCCAGCCAGAGCCATAAGACGCAGAGCCACCAGACGCAGAGCCAGAATACCCATAGCACCTACACCAGTCACGGAGCATCCTGGGATGCTTCAAGACACTCTCCTCCGGCTGGCTCCAAGCCAGAAGCTGCCAACTTCCCACAGACGCACTATACGATGTCCTCCAACACTCAACAGTTCGTCCCACCTGCCCGGTATCCCAGTCCGCCCAAGGATATGTGGTACAAGGTGCCCGAGGCGGCGCCCACTCAAAAGCCCGCTCCGATCTTCCCCTGGGAGAAACAAGCACCCGAACCCACTAGGGTTTTCCCGGAACCACCTCCTGAGCAGGGAAAGCTCTCGGCTGCGTCAACTGCGACGCCGTCCGCTGTGGCGTCAGCTACAGCATCGCCCACCCTTGAGCCGAAGAGCGAGGCTGTCACCCCGACAACTCCCGCAAGTGCTAACCCCTGGACCTCTTTCACAACTAGAGGAAATGCGTGGGATGATGTACCCGAAATCAACCGCTATGTCGACGCTTTGCAGAAGCACCGCCGCTCCGGAAGCAAGGGCTCGGCAGCGGCCACGTCGAGACCGACCAGTCCTGGTCGCGCTCAGAGCAGATCTAGGAAGAGCTCTAGGGTGACTGACTTCCCGACCGAGGATGACCGTCCAAGTCTTCCTGTCACCCCCGCGCCCATCCAAGGACCGAGATCCTCGAGAGGTGAGAATGAGCGGCAGTTCCCTGCTGCCGCCGGCGTACCAGCGCAATCCGAATGG AATCCCGCAGTCCAGCTTGAGAAGCTGGCGATACACCAGCAAGAAACGTTGCAGAAGCTCGGTGAGCGTCCTGCTTTTGGTGGATTGGCAATTGGGACAGCGGGTAAAGAGATCCCGGCTCGCGCACTTCCCTTTGGGTCCGAAGATGCAAGATCGCCAACTTATGTTACCCAGTACCCGTCGGTGCTTAGTCCGAAGCCCTTGAGAGCGAACACAACCGGAACGAACTCGGTACGCAGAATCTTGACGATTGacgaagagggaggggacGTGCCGCTGACGACTACCGAGAAAAAGACCCCGAGCCCGCTGCCGACGCAGCCAAGCGTGACCACCGCCCCACCGAGCTATCAGGGACCAGGTGTGGCTTTTGAGAAGGGGGAAGACTTCCCAACTCATGAGACGCCTGCGCTTccgacggaggaggagagagatgTCCTTGAGACGTAA
- a CDS encoding cation diffusion facilitator 1: MEPDLSHSISHHPHAFRTQSQSASSISLPHTHSHHRHHHHHHNHQHQMGGSEAAASSTGCEATDGDDHGVTRHRDVEVESQRTGRLPLVSAEHDPYGLSQRYKTPSELAAIKANTSRKRDAARSDSDSAGAASTGMGEALKSGPSSKGHGHGSKWKPSIGRSALQARRVRGFYEAQNETIERMLKSVEEHVAEARQEQGDDHLKFQIAVWGSLVANVTLTVLQLYAAISSGSLSLFTTMADAIFDPLSNVTLILTNRAVKRVDPARFPSGKARLETVGNITFCFIMTAVSVVLIAFSAQDLAKHDKEAGTKDFHLPSVIAVCVAFATKFSLFLYTWSLKDKYSQVRILWQDHRNDLLVNGFGILTSVGGAKLVWWLDPAGAIFLSVIITAIWLRTAFTEFLLLVGVTASVEIQQLITYVCVTHSPLIKQIDTVRAYHSGPRLIAEVDVVMDPDASLMETHDVAEELQMKLESLPDVERAYVHVDYETTHKPEHAYKKDL; the protein is encoded by the coding sequence ATGGAGCCCGATCTTTCGCACAGCATTTCGCATCACCCGCACGCCTTCAGAACCCAATCTCAGTCGGCCAGCTCGATATCGCTCCCGCATACACATTCCCATcatcgacaccaccaccatcaccataatcatcagcatcagatGGGCGGGTCTGAAGCAGCAGCCAGTAGTACCGGGTGTGAAGCTACGGATGGAGACGACCACGGCGTAACCAGGCACCGCGACGTCGAAGTGGAGAGCCAGCGAACCGGTCGCCTCCCGCTCGTCAGCGCCGAGCACGATCCCTACGGACTATCGCAGCGATACAAGACCCCCTCGGAGCTAGCAGCCATCAAGGCAAACACGTCTAGGAAGCGCGATGCCGCTCGATCCGACTCCGATTCCGCGGGCGCTGCCAGCACGGGCATGGGTGAGGCTTTGAAGTCCGGGCCCAGCTCCAAGGGACACGGACACGGGTCAAAGTGGAAACCGTCCATCGGCCGCTCTGCTCTGCAAGCCCGCCGCGTCCGGGGCTTCTACGAGGCCCAGAACGAGACCATCGAGCGCATGCTCAAGAGCGTGGAAGAGCATGTCGCCGAGGCGCGCCAGGAGCAGGGAGATGATCACCTGAAGTTCCAGATTGCAGTCTGGGGCTCGCTGGTCGCCAACGTCACTTTGACGGTGCTCCAACTCTACGCAGCCATTTCTTCGGGCTCGCTTTCGctcttcaccaccatggcGGACGCCATCTTCGACCCGCTCAGCAACGTGACTTTGATCCTGACCAACCGGGCCGTGAAACGGGTTGACCCTGCTCGTTTCCCTTCGGGCAAGGCACGGCTCGAGACGGTTGGCAACATCACCTTCTGCTTCATCATGACGGCCGTCTCGGTCGTGCTCATTGCTTTCAGCGCGCAGGACCTGGCGAAGCACGACAAGGAGGCGGGTACCAAGGATTTTCATCTGCCCTCGGTTATCGCCGTGTGCGTCGCCTTCGCCACCAAGTTCTCGCTCTTTTTGTATACCTGGTCGCTGAAAGACAAGTACAGCCAGGTGCGCATCCTCTGGCAGGATCATCGCAACGATCTGCTCGTCAACGGCTTTGGTATCCTCACCTCGGTCGGCGGCGCCAAGCTGGTGTGGTGGCTCGACCCGGCAGGCGCCATTTTCTTGAGTGTGATTATTACGGCCATCTGGCTGCGCACCGCCTTCACCGAGTTTTTGTTATTGGTGGGCGTTACGGCTAGCGTCGAGATCCAGCAACTGATTACCTATGTGTGCGTTACGCACTCGCCCTTGATCAAGCAGATCGATACGGTGAGGGCATACCACTCGGGCCCGAGGCTGATTGCGGAGGTCGATGTGGTCATGGACCCGGATGCAAGCCTGATGGAGACGCATGATGTCGCGGAGGAGTTACAGATGAAGTTGGAGAGCTTGCCGGATGTGGAGAGGGCGTATGTCCATGTTGATTACGAGACTACGCATAAGCCGGAGCATGCTTACAAGAAGGACTTGTAG
- the cox-6 gene encoding cytochrome c oxidase polypeptide VI → MASFFRTAVRGPSAGLFRAVARPQPIAARVSLFSTSSRFRSEHHEETFEEFTARYEKEFDAVQDVFELQRNLNNAFAYDLVPSPSVLAAALKAARRVNDFPTAVRVFEGIKAKVENKGQYEQYLAELKPLREELGITLKEDLYPEEAN, encoded by the exons AtggcctccttcttccgcACTGCCGTCCGCGGTCCCTCCGCCGGCCTCTTCCGCGCCGTTGCCCGCCCCCAGCCCATCGCCGCCCGCGTCAGCCTTTTCAGCACCTCCAGCCGCTTCCGCTCCGAGCACCACGAGGAGACCTTCGAGGAGTTCACTGCCCG CTACGAGAAGGAGTTTGATGCCGTTCAGGATGTTTTCGAGCTTCAG CGCAACCTGAACAACGCTTTCGCTTACGATCTCGTCCCTTCCCCCTCCGTTCTCGCCGCCGCTCTCAAGGCTGCCCGCCGCGTCAACGACTTCCCCACCGCTGTCCGCGTCTTCGAGG GCATCAAGGCCAAGGTTGAGAACAAGGGCCAGTACGAGCAGTACCTCGCTGAGCTCAAGCCTCTTCGTGAGGAGCTCGGCATCACCCTCAAGGAGGACCTCTACCCCGAGGAGGCCAACTAA